One genomic window of uncultured Campylobacter sp. includes the following:
- a CDS encoding succinate CoA transferase, protein MNSRVQNEYLKSKIMSAEKACELIPNGASVGFSGFVGAGCALALPQALAQRATALHEKGEPYQIEIFTGASTDPLLDGVLAKAGAVSFRVPFFTDADMRRAINSGAVRYADVHLSSLAAQLKAGFFPHLNFAVIEVVAIKESGELVPSTSLGNNQAWLDIADRVILEVNYYQSLELEGIHDVTDLRLPPHAEDLPIKHVGDRVGSPYMHVDPAKVVAVIEARTHDRVNNFTAVDEISSAIGCNVVKFLKNEEACGRLPAKKLLPLQSGIGNVANAVLSSLQGAGYQGLQCYSEVIQDGMLDLIKRGVVGTASATALSLSPAGVEEFQKNIDFYRKHIILRSQDVSNSPALIRRLGVVSMNGMLEADIYGNVNSTNIMGSQMKNGIGGSGDFARNGYLSLFLSPSLAKGGAISAIVPFVSHVDHTEHDTQVIITEYGIADLRGKCPRERARAMISIAHPTYQDALRDYFERACAQPCAGHTPHILSEALSWHQRFKDTGSMKA, encoded by the coding sequence ATGAACTCACGCGTGCAAAACGAATATCTAAAATCAAAAATTATGAGCGCCGAGAAAGCCTGCGAACTGATCCCAAATGGCGCATCGGTGGGCTTTAGCGGCTTTGTTGGGGCGGGCTGCGCGCTAGCGCTACCACAAGCTCTGGCGCAACGAGCGACAGCGCTGCACGAAAAAGGCGAGCCCTATCAAATCGAAATTTTTACAGGCGCATCGACCGATCCGCTTTTAGACGGAGTTTTGGCAAAAGCAGGTGCCGTGAGCTTTCGCGTGCCGTTTTTTACGGATGCCGATATGCGCCGTGCGATAAATAGTGGCGCCGTGCGATACGCGGACGTGCATCTATCAAGCCTTGCTGCGCAGCTTAAGGCAGGCTTTTTTCCACATCTAAACTTTGCTGTGATCGAAGTAGTGGCGATTAAAGAAAGCGGCGAGCTCGTGCCGTCTACATCGCTAGGCAACAACCAAGCCTGGCTCGATATCGCCGATCGCGTTATTTTAGAAGTAAATTACTACCAGTCGCTTGAGCTTGAGGGCATTCACGACGTTACAGATCTGCGCCTACCTCCGCATGCTGAGGATCTGCCGATCAAGCACGTAGGCGATCGCGTAGGTAGCCCCTATATGCATGTAGATCCTGCCAAAGTAGTCGCTGTCATAGAGGCTAGGACGCATGATCGCGTCAATAATTTCACCGCCGTGGATGAAATTTCAAGCGCTATCGGCTGCAATGTCGTAAAATTCTTAAAAAACGAGGAGGCTTGTGGCAGACTTCCCGCAAAGAAGCTACTGCCGCTACAATCGGGTATCGGCAACGTCGCTAACGCCGTGCTTAGCTCACTACAAGGCGCCGGCTACCAAGGGCTGCAGTGCTACTCCGAGGTGATCCAAGACGGCATGCTAGATCTCATCAAAAGAGGCGTCGTAGGCACTGCAAGTGCCACGGCGCTATCGCTTAGCCCCGCAGGTGTCGAGGAATTTCAAAAAAATATCGATTTCTACCGCAAGCACATCATACTGCGTTCGCAAGATGTCTCCAACTCGCCAGCGCTTATCAGAAGGCTCGGCGTCGTGTCGATGAATGGCATGCTAGAGGCAGACATCTACGGCAACGTAAACTCCACTAACATCATGGGTTCGCAGATGAAAAACGGCATCGGCGGTAGCGGTGACTTCGCTCGCAACGGATATTTGTCGCTATTTTTGAGCCCGTCGCTCGCTAAGGGCGGCGCGATTAGCGCTATCGTGCCATTCGTGAGCCACGTCGATCATACCGAGCACGATACTCAGGTTATCATCACCGAATACGGCATCGCCGATCTGCGCGGTAAATGCCCTCGTGAGCGGGCTCGCGCGATGATAAGCATCGCGCATCCCACCTACCAAGACGCGCTGAGAGATTATTTCGAGCGGGCATGCGCGCAGCCATGTGCGGGGCATACTCCGCACATCCTAAGCGAGGCGCTGTCGTGGCATCAAAGATTTAAGGATACGGGGAGTATGAAGGCTTAG
- a CDS encoding sel1 repeat family protein, whose amino-acid sequence MKKFLFLALFCALAANCDESGRADKISAAGKAGKTTSIGETASARFIKSGEASAGSQSSADAVIQTDGISRADLQSCIVKSDEGSCERVARGLKSGCERKDQLSCFFYADVLGRGLGVQKDVVASFELFREQCDAGSSEACYELSVKYLQGIGTPQSFERSGQALDRACKMHNKRACAVLDLLPKN is encoded by the coding sequence ATGAAAAAATTTCTATTTTTGGCGCTATTTTGCGCCCTTGCGGCAAACTGCGACGAAAGCGGGCGGGCTGATAAAATTTCTGCGGCGGGCAAAGCGGGCAAAACAACGAGTATCGGCGAGACCGCAAGCGCGCGCTTTATAAAGAGCGGCGAAGCAAGCGCCGGCTCGCAAAGCAGCGCCGATGCGGTCATCCAAACTGACGGTATTTCGCGGGCGGATCTGCAAAGCTGTATCGTAAAAAGCGACGAAGGCTCCTGCGAGCGCGTCGCGCGCGGTCTGAAAAGCGGCTGCGAGCGCAAAGATCAGCTATCGTGCTTTTTCTACGCAGATGTGCTAGGGCGCGGTCTGGGCGTGCAGAAGGACGTCGTGGCGTCGTTTGAGCTTTTTCGCGAGCAGTGCGATGCCGGCAGCAGCGAAGCGTGCTACGAGCTGTCGGTCAAATATCTCCAAGGAATAGGCACTCCTCAAAGCTTTGAGCGTTCGGGGCAGGCGCTAGATAGGGCGTGCAAAATGCACAACAAGCGCGCCTGCGCGGTGCTCGATCTGCTGCCGAAAAATTAG
- a CDS encoding class I SAM-dependent methyltransferase — protein sequence MKKIGEKSDENSWDKKSESYAKFSGELGDFGKRVFEILRGWGVSFAGKSVLDVGAGTGVYSLYLASLGAKVTAIDSSEGMLRELRRSAQEFGIALQNVLNLSFAEFCERLSRDGFRDTAGKNFKIYPRSQSEISNAQAQEARALNLKDAVSENRESENFKIPAVFDIVFLTMSPALKSTEDFEAFLALGERKIYLNWASERNSSMLAPLFERFGTGHKRLATAAEKFEALLGARDIKFKSEILTERREQKRSLQEAVQNAAWHLHMDGAEASEREIEEILKKRAKGGMISDEIEASFKLFYI from the coding sequence GTGAAGAAAATCGGCGAAAAATCAGATGAAAATAGCTGGGATAAAAAGTCCGAAAGTTACGCTAAATTTAGCGGCGAGCTAGGGGATTTCGGCAAGCGGGTGTTTGAGATACTGCGCGGCTGGGGCGTGAGCTTTGCGGGCAAAAGCGTGCTAGACGTGGGCGCCGGCACGGGGGTTTACTCGCTTTATCTCGCGTCGCTGGGCGCCAAGGTTACGGCGATCGATAGCTCGGAGGGGATGCTGCGCGAGCTAAGGCGCAGCGCGCAGGAGTTTGGCATCGCTTTGCAAAACGTATTAAATTTAAGCTTCGCGGAGTTTTGCGAGCGGCTTAGCCGCGATGGTTTCAGGGATACGGCGGGAAAAAATTTTAAAATTTATCCGCGCTCGCAGAGCGAAATTTCAAACGCGCAAGCTCAAGAAGCCCGGGCTTTAAATTTAAAAGACGCTGTGAGCGAAAATCGCGAGAGCGAAAATTTTAAAATTCCCGCAGTTTTTGACATCGTGTTTCTTACAATGAGTCCAGCGCTGAAAAGCACGGAGGATTTTGAGGCGTTTTTGGCTTTGGGCGAGCGAAAAATTTATCTAAACTGGGCGAGCGAGCGCAATTCATCGATGCTGGCGCCGCTGTTTGAGCGCTTCGGCACGGGGCATAAAAGACTTGCTACCGCCGCCGAAAAGTTCGAGGCGCTGCTTGGCGCGCGCGACATCAAATTTAAAAGCGAAATTTTAACCGAGAGGCGCGAGCAAAAACGCAGCCTGCAAGAAGCTGTGCAAAACGCCGCGTGGCACCTACATATGGATGGCGCGGAAGCTAGCGAGCGTGAGATCGAGGAGATTTTGAAAAAGAGGGCTAAAGGCGGGATGATAAGCGATGAGATCGAAGCGAGCTTTAAGCTGTTTTATATTTAG
- a CDS encoding metal ABC transporter permease, translating to MAEILSYDFMRNALLGGLLVSIVCGVVGSLVVINRMSFIAGGIAHGAYGGIGIALFLGISPVLGASVFALFLGLLIAYVTLRNTERFDAVIGAIWAFGMALGIIFADLTPGYKSDLMSFLFGSILAINHENLIFIGICGTAFAALTACFYRQFLAISFDKEFALLRGVNTSVFYYVLVVMASLAVVASIQIVGLILVISLMTIPPFIAEKISKNLGSMMAISCALSALFCAAGLILSFKLNLTSGASIILVASVCFFASSIFSKLRA from the coding sequence ATGGCTGAAATTCTATCTTATGATTTCATGCGAAATGCCTTGCTCGGCGGGCTTTTAGTTAGTATAGTCTGCGGCGTCGTGGGCTCTTTAGTCGTGATAAATCGCATGAGCTTCATAGCGGGCGGCATCGCGCACGGCGCATACGGCGGTATCGGTATCGCGCTATTTTTAGGTATCTCGCCCGTGCTGGGAGCTAGCGTATTTGCGCTGTTTTTGGGGCTACTCATCGCCTACGTCACGCTGCGAAACACCGAGCGCTTTGACGCCGTAATCGGCGCGATATGGGCGTTTGGAATGGCGCTGGGGATAATTTTCGCCGATCTTACGCCCGGGTATAAATCCGATCTGATGAGCTTTCTGTTTGGCTCGATCTTGGCGATAAATCATGAAAATTTGATCTTCATCGGCATTTGCGGTACGGCATTTGCGGCGCTTACGGCGTGCTTTTATAGGCAGTTTTTAGCGATCAGCTTCGATAAGGAATTCGCCCTGCTGCGCGGAGTAAATACGAGCGTCTTTTACTACGTCCTCGTGGTAATGGCGAGCCTCGCGGTGGTCGCGTCGATTCAGATCGTAGGGCTAATCTTAGTAATCTCGCTGATGACGATCCCGCCCTTTATCGCCGAAAAAATTTCAAAAAACTTAGGCTCGATGATGGCGATAAGCTGCGCGCTATCGGCGCTTTTCTGCGCAGCGGGGCTTATTTTGAGCTTTAAGCTCAATCTAACCAGCGGCGCTTCGATAATCCTAGTCGCCTCGGTCTGCTTTTTCGCAAGCTCGATCTTTAGCAAACTTCGCGCCTAA
- a CDS encoding redoxin has translation MINLPKNCVVFTYPKMGGSGKFLPAELHGVAGLTGCTLQCKAYESAFAQIKALGFELIAVGSMGEAGTSEFKRATGATFEFINDEKFELEAPLRLETFTTGDGKKFYHRQTLIFRGGKEIKRFSRIAKPEQDAQNVLVALKSL, from the coding sequence ATGATAAATTTACCGAAAAATTGCGTGGTTTTTACCTATCCGAAAATGGGCGGCAGCGGCAAATTTTTGCCTGCAGAGTTGCACGGCGTGGCGGGGCTTACGGGCTGCACGCTTCAGTGCAAGGCCTACGAGAGCGCGTTTGCGCAGATAAAAGCCCTCGGCTTTGAGCTTATCGCCGTAGGCAGCATGGGCGAGGCGGGCACGAGCGAGTTTAAGCGCGCTACGGGCGCTACGTTTGAGTTCATAAACGACGAAAAATTCGAACTTGAAGCGCCGCTGCGGCTCGAAACCTTCACCACCGGCGACGGGAAGAAATTTTACCACCGCCAAACGCTGATTTTTCGAGGCGGCAAGGAGATAAAGCGCTTTAGCCGAATCGCTAAGCCCGAGCAGGACGCACAAAACGTACTTGTGGCGCTAAAGAGCCTGTGA
- a CDS encoding cytochrome c peroxidase, whose amino-acid sequence MRSKRALSCFIFSLAPLLGLCGNLFTPLEMPKYDPQKARLGAKIFTDVRFSSKGRSCESCHNFYLNDSGASVRDGRVPTLINSYYFDRYLGDYNFTGFEARIATSVFDKNELDASEDRILELIRKNLAYKQAFESAYGEANTANFIDALKEFLKSKTAINSKFDRFLRGEVKLNDAEYNGYVLFVRLCSACHNGVSLGTGSFTKIRPSAEEEDAPKHRLTSDGFELRRVPSLRNITQTAPYVNGQTDLRLAVRQIAKDLLKYDLSDEELDALMSFLATLKGEMTEAQDER is encoded by the coding sequence ATGAGATCGAAGCGAGCTTTAAGCTGTTTTATATTTAGTCTGGCGCCGCTTTTGGGGCTTTGCGGCAATCTTTTTACGCCGCTTGAGATGCCTAAATACGACCCGCAAAAGGCGCGGCTGGGCGCAAAAATTTTTACCGATGTAAGATTTAGCAGCAAAGGCCGCTCCTGCGAGAGCTGCCACAATTTCTATCTAAATGACTCGGGCGCCTCGGTGCGCGATGGACGCGTGCCTACGCTAATAAATTCTTATTACTTTGATCGCTACTTGGGCGATTATAATTTCACGGGCTTTGAAGCGCGGATCGCGACATCTGTTTTTGACAAGAATGAACTGGACGCGAGCGAAGATAGAATTTTAGAGCTTATCAGGAAGAATTTAGCCTACAAGCAGGCTTTTGAAAGTGCTTACGGCGAGGCGAATACGGCGAACTTCATTGATGCGTTGAAGGAATTTTTAAAATCCAAAACGGCGATAAATTCCAAATTTGACCGATTTTTGCGCGGCGAGGTTAAGCTAAATGATGCCGAATATAACGGATATGTGCTTTTTGTGCGGCTGTGCTCGGCATGTCATAACGGCGTTAGCCTTGGCACCGGCAGCTTTACTAAAATTCGTCCAAGCGCGGAAGAGGAGGATGCGCCTAAGCATAGGCTCACTTCCGATGGATTTGAGTTGCGCCGCGTGCCTAGCTTGCGCAATATCACGCAAACCGCGCCTTATGTAAACGGGCAGACGGATTTGCGTCTTGCGGTGCGGCAGATCGCAAAGGATCTGCTAAAATACGATCTTAGCGATGAGGAGCTTGATGCTTTGATGAGCTTTTTAGCTACACTTAAGGGCGAGATGACGGAGGCGCAGGATGAAAGATAA
- a CDS encoding EAL domain-containing protein — protein sequence MKDKIMWALMVGIMILGIIIAGNYFSSLRDVARFSTISRELALIDNADNRLNILFDAKIARRDFSIANADMRGIYQVLQALQKDKIIDKIGLSSDVRAIGSAFSDKISLLDELGALNSQNLILFQSLQQKFLSSGANAQRANLYSQILGLNYKNRSEISALKSALESADASSPDEAAFIGIARQILRNFERQNIIVSDNLSLLNERFASLRERFSYASEEFYGSFMQMTMLYTAVFLSFLLLTYIINSDALRSKRALAPYHALCEQAGEAIVLADQNFKILYANKSVLNLSGYEQSELQGSDLGVLMPKDKGIELPAMVNKSAKDTRLLRKNGELADVSLRLANIATASKPPLYALYAHDIGEREIMKLALANAKESLNNQVYIDHLTGQGNEAALYELINAEKTGVAIYITIVNFANLRLFYKAETTNEILRSFARTLAMCIESHEIKASIFRIQSDEFCLFYEGLNVARDVEIINKYFTDKVFNLHTTEGFASAPLNITMGVSERADVAGGANRVFQAVMAMYEAQSKNEHVGFYSRPNAIEEKYLQNQIMINTIQNAIKKNQVFVLVQPIFDITHRDPSGNTYGTEGGDYVPLVYEILIRLIDRSGKTRCPGEFIDIAKQTSLYIPLTQVVINEAFRLLDRFAGTCFSINLSYFDIANEGIKELLERKLASSPNASNLFIEILESEEFDDYESLRSFIAVAKNYGCKVAIDDFGSGYSNYYRILTLDVDYIKIDGALIKNIANDKNSRAIVETIANFARKQGYELIAEYVENHEISIILEEMGIKYMQGYFYSKPMEPSRIKF from the coding sequence ATGAAAGATAAGATAATGTGGGCTTTGATGGTGGGGATTATGATATTAGGCATAATCATCGCCGGGAATTATTTCTCGTCGCTAAGAGATGTAGCGAGATTTAGCACGATTTCGCGCGAGCTAGCTTTGATCGATAACGCCGATAACCGCTTAAATATATTATTTGATGCAAAGATCGCAAGAAGGGACTTTTCGATTGCAAATGCCGATATGCGCGGTATTTATCAGGTGCTGCAAGCTCTGCAAAAAGATAAAATCATCGATAAAATCGGACTTAGCAGCGATGTGCGCGCGATCGGAAGCGCTTTTAGCGATAAAATTTCGCTTTTGGACGAGCTTGGGGCCTTAAATTCGCAGAATTTAATCCTTTTCCAAAGCCTGCAGCAAAAATTTCTATCCAGCGGCGCAAATGCGCAAAGAGCAAATCTCTACTCTCAAATTTTAGGGCTTAACTATAAAAATCGCTCCGAGATCTCTGCTTTAAAAAGCGCGCTAGAAAGCGCAGATGCGTCAAGCCCCGACGAAGCTGCGTTTATAGGAATCGCACGACAAATTTTAAGGAATTTCGAGCGGCAAAATATCATTGTAAGCGATAATCTCTCGTTGCTAAACGAGCGCTTCGCAAGCCTGCGCGAGCGATTTTCTTACGCTAGCGAGGAATTTTACGGCTCGTTTATGCAAATGACGATGCTTTACACGGCGGTGTTTTTGTCGTTTTTACTGCTTACTTACATCATAAATTCCGATGCTTTGCGTAGTAAACGCGCCCTCGCGCCCTATCACGCACTATGCGAACAAGCAGGCGAAGCGATAGTTTTAGCAGATCAAAACTTTAAAATTTTATACGCTAATAAAAGCGTGCTTAACTTAAGCGGCTACGAACAAAGCGAGCTGCAAGGAAGCGATCTTGGAGTTTTGATGCCCAAAGATAAAGGGATCGAACTTCCTGCGATGGTAAATAAAAGCGCCAAAGATACGCGCCTGCTTCGTAAAAACGGCGAACTAGCCGATGTGAGCCTAAGGCTAGCAAATATCGCCACCGCATCCAAGCCGCCGCTATATGCGCTTTACGCTCATGACATCGGCGAGCGCGAGATTATGAAGCTAGCTCTTGCGAACGCGAAGGAGAGCTTAAACAATCAAGTCTATATCGATCATCTTACGGGCCAGGGCAACGAAGCAGCGCTATATGAGCTAATAAACGCCGAAAAAACAGGCGTAGCGATCTACATCACTATCGTAAATTTTGCAAATTTACGGCTTTTTTACAAGGCGGAGACGACGAATGAAATTCTGCGCTCCTTTGCGCGTACGCTTGCGATGTGTATCGAATCGCACGAGATCAAAGCCAGTATCTTTCGTATCCAATCGGATGAGTTTTGCCTATTTTACGAGGGACTAAATGTCGCGCGCGACGTGGAGATCATAAATAAATACTTCACCGATAAAGTTTTTAATCTCCATACCACCGAGGGCTTTGCCTCCGCGCCTTTAAATATCACGATGGGCGTAAGCGAGCGCGCCGACGTAGCGGGCGGCGCAAATAGGGTCTTTCAGGCGGTCATGGCGATGTATGAGGCGCAGAGCAAAAACGAGCACGTGGGCTTTTATTCGCGCCCAAATGCGATTGAGGAAAAATATCTTCAAAACCAGATTATGATCAACACTATTCAAAACGCGATCAAGAAAAATCAAGTCTTTGTGCTTGTTCAGCCTATATTTGATATTACCCACCGCGATCCTAGCGGCAACACATACGGTACCGAGGGTGGCGACTATGTCCCGTTAGTATATGAAATTCTAATCCGTCTAATCGATCGTTCGGGCAAGACGCGCTGCCCGGGTGAGTTTATCGATATCGCAAAGCAAACCTCGCTCTATATCCCGCTAACTCAGGTTGTAATAAACGAAGCCTTTCGCTTGCTAGACCGCTTCGCAGGGACTTGCTTTAGCATAAATCTTTCATATTTTGACATCGCAAACGAAGGTATCAAGGAGCTTTTAGAGCGTAAGCTCGCATCCAGTCCAAATGCTTCAAATTTATTTATTGAAATTTTAGAAAGCGAGGAATTCGACGATTACGAGAGCCTACGCAGCTTCATCGCCGTAGCCAAAAACTACGGCTGCAAGGTCGCGATAGACGATTTTGGCAGCGGATACTCCAACTACTATAGAATTTTAACGCTCGATGTGGATTACATAAAGATCGACGGAGCGCTCATCAAAAATATCGCAAACGACAAAAACTCGCGCGCTATCGTCGAAACTATCGCTAACTTCGCGCGCAAGCAGGGCTACGAGCTCATCGCCGAATACGTAGAAAACCACGAAATTTCAATCATCTTAGAAGAGATGGGGATTAAATATATGCAAGGCTACTTCTACAGCAAGCCGATGGAGCCTTCGAGGATAAAATTCTAA
- a CDS encoding DMT family transporter, which produces MKNSISELAENFNSKPALNFISNQTCERAKNTAPGGAVNFAPAPRLKRNFKFQDAATELNFIRERNLKFYPTSAGFAARNRASTGFAVRSLVTFYSAPCVKNPGRKSTLNSAALSLNLKSAQIPNCVESKALNSAKAPTINPCENSARNFKRNFILNFAENFTRNGANSASSLNRASAVNDPNLSLAKSLAAAHTRRSKKNFTRVLANDPGSAHTPQSFGLKNFNVRNFAKKSNSAQNSSSARSLNFAQNFDFAQSPNSTQSPAATQNSASAQNCTQSSNSAQSFGQNSNSVQNHAQNPVPPSRLWDLGLLFVALVWGCTFVPVQRALHSGDVFSFLFWRFLAASIFTYLACLRFGVKFDRGTIGRGVFCGLMLFCDFSCQTIALDYALSSTVAFILGLNVVIVPFLMLAFFGKKVGASAFSGAVVALLGLYFLSGASGAVGFGIGERLTLVSAFAYALHIVFTGVCARKSNLYGFVIVQFICVCVCALFAAVFTPHAEFEGEIRVVGNLIFSPSFDFVFALVLTSIFATVAAFVIQTMAQNRGVSEIKTVLIFALEPVSAGIMGYAFGEKLSALQILGAALILAGILLSELGGLLGAKFAKDRACEKADRGD; this is translated from the coding sequence ATGAAAAATTCTATCTCGGAGCTCGCGGAAAATTTTAATTCAAAACCCGCTTTAAATTTCATCTCAAATCAGACATGCGAGCGCGCGAAAAATACAGCGCCTGGCGGTGCGGTAAATTTCGCTCCCGCTCCCCGCCTCAAAAGAAATTTCAAATTTCAAGATGCGGCCACCGAGTTAAATTTTATCCGCGAAAGAAATTTAAAATTTTATCCCACTTCGGCTGGTTTCGCCGCACGCAATCGTGCCTCGACCGGTTTTGCCGTGCGCAGTCTAGTCACGTTCTATTCCGCTCCGTGCGTCAAAAATCCAGGAAGAAAATCCACTTTAAATTCCGCGGCTCTTTCGCTAAATTTAAAGTCCGCGCAAATTCCGAACTGCGTCGAAAGCAAAGCTTTAAATTCCGCAAAAGCCCCCACAATAAATCCTTGCGAAAATTCCGCAAGAAATTTCAAACGAAATTTTATATTAAATTTTGCGGAAAATTTTACTCGCAACGGCGCAAATAGCGCGAGTTCGCTAAATCGTGCGAGCGCCGTAAACGATCCAAATTTAAGCCTCGCAAAAAGTCTCGCTGCCGCCCATACGCGACGCTCAAAGAAAAATTTTACTAGGGTTCTTGCAAACGATCCAGGCTCCGCTCATACGCCGCAGAGCTTTGGATTGAAAAATTTTAATGTGCGGAATTTTGCGAAGAAATCTAATTCGGCACAGAATTCTAGCTCCGCTCGAAGCTTAAATTTCGCGCAGAATTTCGATTTCGCGCAAAGCCCTAATTCTACGCAGAGTCCTGCTGCCACGCAAAATTCTGCCTCTGCGCAAAACTGCACGCAAAGCTCGAATTCCGCGCAGAGTTTCGGGCAAAATTCTAATTCCGTGCAAAACCACGCGCAAAATCCCGTTCCGCCTAGCAGGCTGTGGGATCTGGGGCTACTTTTCGTAGCGCTAGTTTGGGGTTGCACTTTCGTGCCAGTGCAGCGCGCGCTGCATAGCGGCGACGTTTTTAGCTTTTTGTTTTGGCGCTTTTTGGCGGCGAGCATTTTTACCTACCTCGCCTGTCTGCGCTTCGGCGTCAAATTTGACCGCGGCACGATAGGGCGGGGCGTATTTTGCGGGCTGATGCTATTTTGTGATTTTTCCTGCCAGACCATAGCGCTTGATTATGCGCTCTCCTCGACGGTGGCGTTCATTTTAGGGCTAAACGTCGTCATCGTGCCCTTTTTGATGCTTGCGTTCTTCGGCAAAAAAGTCGGTGCGAGCGCCTTTAGCGGCGCGGTTGTGGCGCTTTTGGGGCTGTATTTTTTAAGCGGAGCAAGCGGCGCGGTAGGATTTGGCATAGGCGAGCGGCTGACGCTAGTTTCGGCGTTTGCATACGCGCTTCACATCGTATTTACCGGCGTCTGCGCGCGCAAAAGCAATCTCTACGGCTTTGTGATCGTGCAGTTTATCTGTGTCTGCGTCTGCGCGCTGTTCGCGGCGGTTTTCACTCCGCACGCAGAATTTGAAGGCGAGATAAGGGTGGTTGGAAATTTGATCTTTTCGCCGAGCTTCGATTTCGTTTTCGCGCTGGTTTTGACCTCGATCTTTGCTACCGTCGCGGCGTTTGTGATCCAGACAATGGCGCAAAACCGCGGCGTAAGCGAGATAAAAACGGTGCTGATTTTCGCGCTAGAGCCCGTAAGCGCGGGCATTATGGGGTATGCCTTCGGCGAGAAGCTAAGCGCGCTTCAAATTTTGGGTGCGGCGCTGATACTCGCAGGTATCCTGCTTAGCGAGCTGGGTGGGCTTTTAGGCGCGAAGTTTGCTAAAGATCGAGCTTGCGAAAAAGCAGACCGAGGCGACTAG
- a CDS encoding ABC transporter ATP-binding protein, with amino-acid sequence MADVTIRNLSFAYEKREILKDINLNYELRDFLAIFGPNGGGKSTLLKLLLGLLQPSSGTIEILGRSPALARAQMGYVPQFIAINKSFPISVLEVVLMGLIDKKILGFYSKSEREQAMQALGRVGMQDLADCRISELSGGQRQRVYIARALCAKAKILLLDEPLASIDTMGQVQIYELLKSLNESGCGIILISHDVQLALNYANRALYVANGSAHTHEIDPGGRAEFLDHLRREHGHFCAVDLALNECCCKEGENG; translated from the coding sequence ATGGCGGACGTGACGATAAGAAATTTAAGCTTTGCTTACGAAAAACGCGAAATTTTAAAAGATATAAACTTAAACTACGAGCTGCGCGATTTTTTAGCGATTTTCGGGCCCAACGGCGGCGGCAAAAGCACCCTTTTAAAGCTACTTTTGGGGCTATTGCAACCAAGCTCGGGCACGATCGAAATTTTAGGCAGATCGCCCGCGCTTGCCAGGGCGCAAATGGGCTACGTACCGCAGTTCATCGCGATAAACAAAAGCTTTCCCATAAGCGTGCTCGAAGTCGTTTTAATGGGGCTGATAGATAAGAAAATTTTAGGCTTCTACTCTAAATCCGAGCGCGAGCAAGCCATGCAAGCCTTGGGGCGCGTAGGCATGCAAGACCTTGCAGACTGCCGTATCAGCGAGCTTAGCGGCGGACAAAGACAGCGCGTTTACATCGCGCGGGCGCTGTGCGCGAAGGCTAAAATTTTACTTCTCGATGAGCCACTAGCGAGCATCGACACGATGGGGCAGGTTCAAATTTACGAGCTTTTAAAATCCTTAAACGAGAGCGGCTGCGGCATAATTCTAATCAGCCACGACGTGCAGCTCGCGCTAAACTACGCAAACCGCGCTCTTTACGTCGCAAACGGCTCGGCGCATACCCATGAGATCGATCCTGGGGGCAGGGCGGAATTTTTAGATCACCTGCGACGCGAGCACGGACACTTCTGCGCCGTCGATCTCGCGCTTAACGAATGCTGCTGCAAGGAGGGCGAAAATGGCTGA